In a single window of the Thermodesulfobacteriota bacterium genome:
- a CDS encoding YjbQ family protein: MKSYRKELWFEIPARRGFVNITPQVEACLRESGVREGLCLV, encoded by the coding sequence GTGAAGAGCTACCGAAAGGAGCTGTGGTTCGAGATTCCCGCCCGGCGGGGCTTCGTCAACATCACGCCCCAGGTGGAGGCGTGCCTGCGGGAGAGCGGCGTTCGCGAGGGGCTGTGCCTGGTCAA
- a CDS encoding GYD domain-containing protein, with product MATYVTLLRFTQSGMEQFKDMPSRLDRAKAACRAAGGELKAFYLTLGQYDAIAISEFPTEEGFLRAFLTIGSAGETSMETLRAFTEQEYRQVVAGLP from the coding sequence ATGGCCACCTACGTCACCCTGCTTCGCTTCACCCAGTCCGGCATGGAGCAGTTCAAGGACATGCCTTCTCGCCTGGACCGGGCCAAGGCGGCCTGTCGGGCCGCCGGGGGCGAGCTCAAGGCCTTCTATCTCACCCTGGGCCAGTACGACGCCATTGCCATCAGCGAGTTCCCCACCGAAGAGGGCTTTCTGCGCGCGTTCCTCACCATCGGCTCCGCCGGCGAGACCAGCATGGAGACCCTGCGCGCCTTCACCGAGCAGGAGTACCGGCAAGTGGTGGCCGGCCTGCCGTAG